From one Rhopalosiphum padi isolate XX-2018 chromosome 2, ASM2088224v1, whole genome shotgun sequence genomic stretch:
- the LOC132922713 gene encoding upstream stimulatory factor 2 has translation MSIKMSDNDSLNIGNTYKVANNGQLIKLESNILGAQTLIVTDDDGSLESVDEQPTAAVIENGNVTGIVMSKTNDTNITQYELRPNNNATQFFVVQPINDLFTTTTTVKRPIVPLNSEVSRKRVDRTVVTRDAKRRLTHNEVERRRRDKINQWIMYMSKIIPDCAEENKTNYDNQSKGGILAKACDYINELKSTNQRLMDCVKQMEAVSRHNDELRMENEELRGILSQHGLLSESFVSRDGDSS, from the exons ATGTCTATTAAAATGTCTGATAATGATTCACTAAATATtgg taatacttaTAAAGTGGCAAACAATGGTCAACTTATTAAACTAGAATCAAATATTCTTGGTGCACAAACTTTGATCGTAACTGATGATGATGGATCTCTTGAATCTGTTGATGAACAACCTACTGCTGCTGTCATAGAAAACGGAAACGTAACTGGAATTGTTATGAGTAAAACCAACGATACAAACATTACACAATATGAGCTTAGACCAAACAATAATGCTA CTCAGTTTTTTGTTGTACAAccaattaatgatttatttacaaCTACAACAACTGTTAAAAGACCTATTGTACCACTCAATAGTGAAGTGTCCAGAAAACGAGTAGATCGTACTGTTGTAAca AGGGATGCTAAAAGACGATTGACACACAATGAAGTAGAACGTCGAAGACGTGATAAAATAAACCAATGGATAATGTATATGAGCAAAATTATACCAGATTGTGCTGAAGAAAACAAGACTAATTATGATAACCAG AGTAAAGGAGGAATTCTAGCAAAAGCATGcgattatattaatgaattaaaatcaaCTAATCAAAGATTGATGGATTGTGTCAAACAAATGGAGGCTGTTAGTAGACATAATGATGAACTAAGGATGGAAAATGAAGAATTAAGAGGAATTTTATCACAACATGGATTATTATCTGAAag TTTTGTTTCGAGAGATGGTGATTCTTCGTGA